From Juglans regia cultivar Chandler chromosome 6, Walnut 2.0, whole genome shotgun sequence, the proteins below share one genomic window:
- the LOC108987610 gene encoding probable carboxylesterase 2 — protein MDPSHLNPDPDQIALEVFPYLRVFKDGTVERIAGTQVVPAGVDPQTGVESKDIVIEPETSVSARLYRPNLPGKNHKKVPLVVYFHGGAFCISSVADPLYHHSLNMLVADANAIAISVEYSRVPEHPLPEAYEDCWAALRWVAAQAVGDHHEQEPWLKDYVDFGRVFLVGDSAGANISHHLALRAMNSKLPGNLKILGIGLIHPYFWGESPIGLEVTESVRKAMVDNWWRYVCPSEDKSCDDPLINPFTDESPSLAGLACDKILVIVAEKDILRDRGKLYYENLVKSGWRGSKDIMETQGEDHVFHIFDPNSEKAKNLIKRLASFINE, from the coding sequence ATGGATCCAAGCCATCTAAATCCAGACCCAGATCAGATAGCTCTTGAGGTTTTTCCCTACCTTAGAGTATTCAAAGATGGAACCGTGGAAAGGATCGCCGGGACCCAAGTCGTTCCCGCTGGCGTCGATCCTCAAACGGGTGTTGAATCGAAAGACATAGTCATCGAACCAGAAACCAGCGTCTCGGCCAGACTCTACCGTCCAAATCTCCCGGGAAAGAACCACAAAAAGGTTCCTCTAGTTGTCTACTTTCATGGCGGAGCATTCTGCATATCTTCGGTCGCTGATCCTCTCTACCACCACAGTCTCAACATGCTGGTTGCTGATGCTAACGCCATCGCCATCTCCGTGGAGTACAGTCGGGTCCCGGAGCATCCTCTTCCTGAGGCATACGAGGACTGCTGGGCTGCGCTCCGGTGGGTGGCTGCCCAAGCTGTGGGAGATCATCACGAGCAGGAGCCATGGCTCAAGGATTACGTTGACTTTGGAAGAGTATTCTTGGTGGGAGACAGTGCCGGTGCTAATATTTCGCACCACTTAGCCCTACGAGCCATGAACTCCAAACTCCCCGGAAACCTAAAGATCCTCGGCATCGGCTTAATCCATCCCTACTTCTGGGGAGAAAGCCCCATCGGTTTGGAGGTCACAGAATCGGTGAGAAAAGCAATGGTGGACAACTGGTGGCGCTACGTATGTCCATCTGAGGACAAAAGCTGCGATGATCCGCTCATCAACCCCTTTACCGACGAATCTCCGAGTCTCGCCGGCTTGGCCTGCGACAAGATACTCGTCATCGTCGCCGAGAAAGACATCCTGAGGGATAGGGGAAAGCTTTACTATGAAAACTTGGTGAAAAGCGGATGGAGAGGGTCGAAAGATATCATGGAAACCCAAGGAGAAGATCATGTCTTCCATATCTTTGATCCCAACAGCGAAAAGGCGAAGAACTTGATTAAACGCTTGGCTTCGTTCATCAAtgaatga